Within Saccharomonospora cyanea NA-134, the genomic segment CCGTACGACAACCCGAGTCCGAACGTCAACACGAAGATGGCGAGCGCGAACACCACGATGTTGCCGATGTCGATGAGCAGGAACATCGGCACCATCCACACGAAAACGAACGCGTAACCGACCTGGAACGTCCTCACGCGGCCGATGCGGTCGGACAGCGCGCCGCCGTAGAGGGTGAACACCAGCCAGCCGAACGACGCGAACACGGTGGCGAGCAGCACCGACGGTCGTGGCAGCCCGAGCTCGGCCGTGCCGTAGGAGATGAAGTACGCGATGACGAGGTAGCCCGCGGCGTTGTTGGCCACGAACACCAGCGCGGTCAGCAGTACTTCCCTGGCGTTGCGGCGGAAGAGGTCCCGCAGCGGTGCCGACGACTCCTTCCTGCGCTCCAGCATCTCCTTGAACACGGGGCTTTCTTCCACCGAGCGCCGGATGACGTAGCCGAGCCCCACCAGCAGCACGGACAGCAGGAAAGGCACCCGCCATCCCCAGGCCTCGAACTGCTCGGATGTGGTCATGGTCGTCATCAACCACAGCACACCCGTGGCGAGGATCAGTCCGATGGGGACACCGATCTGCGGGTAAGCGCCGAACAGTCCACGCCGGTTCAGCGGCGCGTGTTCCACCGACATCAGCGCGGCACCGCCCCACTCGCCACCCGCCGAGAACCCCTGGACGATGCGCAGCGACATCAGTGCGATCGGCGCGGCGAGACCGATGTCGGTGTACGTGGGCAGCAGTCCGATGAGGGCGGTCGCGCCACCCATCGTCACCAGGGTGAAAACCAGCATCTTCTTGCGGCCCAACTTGTCTCCGTAGCGCCCCGCGACGATGGCGCCGAGCGGACGGAACAGGAAGCTGATGCCGATGGTGGCCAGCGAGATGATCGTGGCGAGACCGGGGGACGTCTCGCCGACCGGGGCGAAGAACAGGGGCGCGAGCACCAGGCTCGCGGCCTGGGCGTAGATGAAGAAGTCGTACCACTCGATCGACGTGCCTGCGAGGGTGCTGAGCAGGACCTTGCGTTCCTCGCTCGACAGTTTCGGCCGTGCGGCTGCCGACGACGGTGCGGCCATGGGAACTCCGTTGTTCGGGGGGACGCGGTGGGTTCGCAGATACTAAGCACACACCTCACCTTTCGTCAGCCCCCGAAGACCACGGTTCGGGCCGGCGTCACGACAGGTGAAGCGGTGCCGTGTGTTGGGCCGGGTAGTCCTCTGGAGCGGTGTTCCGGAGGACGGGAGAACGGCATTCGATTCGGGCGACGTCTTCCGCTCCGCCGTGTCAGGCTCTAGTCTCTGGCGCGGAGATAGTTAAGACGTTAACCATCGGAGGTGGCGTCGTGGGCCGGAAGGCGTTCGCCTCGTCGGCGGATCTGGACGACAAGGAACAGACGCTGGAGGTGCTCGCCGACGGCGTCTACGCGCTCACCGCGGAGGGCGACCCCAACGTCGGCGCGATCGAGGGTGAGGACTTCCTCGTCTGCTTCGAGGCGATGGCCACGCCGGTGGCCGCGCGCGACTGGCTCGCCCGGCTCCGGGAGCACACCGACAAACCCGTGCGCTACCTGGTGTTGTCGCACTACCACGCGGTGCGCGTGCTCGGCGCGTCGGCGTTCGACGCCGAGGTGGTCGTGGCACACGAGAACACCCGCGCGCTCGTGGCCGAGCGCGGGCGCGAGGACTGGGAGAGCGAGTTCGCGCGGATGCCCAGGCTGGCCAAGGCCGCGGACTCGGTGCCGGGGCTGACGTGGCCGACCCTGACGTTCTCCGACCGGCTCACCATCGACCTCGGTGGCGATCGCGGTGATCTCGTCCTGCAGTACTGCGGTCGCGGGCACACCGAGGGCGACATCGTGGCCTGGCTGCCGGAGCATCGCGTCCTGTTCGCGGGCGACCTCGTGGAGGCCGAGGCCGCGCTGTACACGGGAGACGCCTACCACCACGACTGGGCGTCGGTGACACTGGACCGCGTGAAGGCGTTCGGTGCCGACGCGCTCGTGGGGGGCCGCGGCGCGGTGAGCCGGGGCAGGGACGCCGTGGACGCCGCCATCGAGCAGACCCGCGACTTCCTGCGAGTCATGATCCGTGAGGTCGGCGCCGTGCACCACGCCGGGGGGACACTGAAGGAGGCGTTCGAGCGCACGCGTGAGGCACTGGCCCCGCGCTACGGTCGGTGGCCGATCTTCGAACACTGCCTGCCGTTCGACGTGTCACGGCTCTGGGACGAGTTGTCCGGCATCGAACGGCCCGTGATCTGGACCGCCGAACGCGACCGCGAGGTCTGGGACCTGTTGCAGGACTGAGCCGACGGAGGCGATGACCGTGCGAGACCGCAGCGTGGCGGTGATCGGTAACGGGCCGGTGGGGCAGACGACGGCGCTGCTGCTCGCGCGCTGGGGCGTGCCCGTGGTGCTACTGGACGGTCGCCCGGCCCGCGACACGGTGGGTTCCAAGGCGATCTGCCAGCAGCGCGACGTCCTCGACGTGTGGGAGTCCGTGGGCGCGGGCCGCCGCATCGCCGACGAAGGCGTCACGTGGTCGACCGCGCGGACGTTCCACAGGGACGCCGAGTTGTTCTCCCTCACCCTCGCCGACACGGGCACGTCGGTGTTCCCGCCGTTCGTGAACATCTCGCAGTCCCGGGTCGAGGAGATCCTGGACGAGCGAATCGCCGGGCAACCGCTCATCGACGTGCGGTGGGGGCACCGCGTCACCCGGATCGAGCAGGACACCGACACGGTCCGGCTCGTCACCGACACCGGTTCGCACGTCGTCGCCGACTACGCGGTCGCCTGCACGGGCGCGCACTGCGAGGACCTGCGGCGGTCGCTGGGCGTGCGGTTCGGGGGACACTCGTTCGACGACCGCTTCCTCATCTGCGACATCCGCGCCGACCTCCCCGGATGGGCGCGGGAGCGGCGCTTCTGGTTCGACCCCGCCTGGAACCCGGGGCGCCAGGTGCTCATCCATCCCTGTCCCGGCTCGACGTTCCGGATCGACTGGCAGGTGCCAGGCGACTACGACCTGGCCGCCGAGGAGCGCAGCGGCGCGCTCCACGCCCGCGTCCGGGCCATCGTGGGCGAGGCCGACTACGAGATCCTGTGGAAGTCGGTGTACCGCTTCCACTCCCGGGTGGCCGACCGCCTGCGGGTGGGCCGGGTGTTGCTGGCCGGTGACTGCGCGCACCTGATGTCCCCGTTCGGTGCGCGCGGCCTGAACTCGGGTGTGGGTGACGCCGAGAACGCCGCCTGGAAGCTCGCGTACGTGCTGCGCGGCTGGGCCGACGAGAGTCTGCTCGACACCTACCACGCCGAGCGGCACGCGGCTGCGGTGGAGAACCTCGATGTCACCACCGCGACGATGAACTTCCTCGTCCCTCACGACGACGAGCAGCGGGCCCTGCGCGAGTCGGTGCTGGCGGGGGCGGCCACCGACCCCGCACTGCGGGCACGGGTGGACTCCGGCCGGTTCTCCGAGCCGTTCTGGTACGTGGCCTCACCGCTCACCACGCCGGACGTGACCCGCCCCTTCGCGGGCCGCCCTCCGAGGGGGCGGGTGCCGTCGCCCGGCCCGGGCATCCTCGTGCCCGACGTGCCGGTGTCCGCGTCGGGCGCCACGCGGCTGCGGGAGCTGCTCCGCGACGGGTTCTGTGTGCTCGCGGCCCGGGGTGCCGAACTGCCCGACGTGTCGTCGGCGCCCTGGCCGGTGCGGGTGTTGTCGCTGTCCGAGTTCGACCGGGACGGCGTGGTGGCCGACACACTCGGCGCGCGCGACGGGGAACTGTGGCTGGTCCGGCCCGACGCGTATGCGGCCGCAGTCGTCACCGAACCCACGTCGCTGGTGGAGGCGATGCATCGCGCGGTCGGAGGCGCGCCCACGCCGGCTTCGGCGTAATCCATATCGTGAGACGCGGTTTCAGCGCGAACTAGCCTCGCGGACGTACGATCGCAGGCTTTTCGCGCTGGGAGTGTCCGTGTCCACACCGACTGACCACACGTCGACCAGGGTGCGTCATACCGCCCTGCTCTCCTCACCGACCTCCGTCGCGGCACCTCCGCCGGAGCGGCTCGGCCGTGTGACGCGTGGTCCTCTCCTCGTCGCGGGCCTGCTCGCCGTGGGGCTGAGCTGGTACGTCTGGTCGGCCCACGGCGGGAAGTTCGCAGCGCTGCTCGGGCTCGGGCTCGGGCTCGGCGTGGCGTTGTTCCACTCGCGGTTCGGGTTCACCTCGGCCTGGCGCCAGCTGATCTCCGTGGGCAACGGGGAGGGGCTGCGGGCCCATGCCCTGCTCCTGGGCACCGCCAGCACCCTCATCGCGCTGGTGGTGGCCAGCGGTGCCGGGCTGTTCGGCTCCACGCCGTCGCCGTCGGCCGGAGCGATCGGCCTGCCCCTGTTCGTAGGCGCTGCGCTGTTCGCCGTCGGCATGCAACTCGGAGGGGCGTGCGCGTCGGGAACCCTGTTCGCGGTCGGGTCGGGCCAGTCGACGATCCTGCTCACACTGGGCGGATTCGTCGTGGGGTCGGTGTTCTACACGTGGGCGTTCCCCGCGTTCGACGGCTGGCCGGAGGTGCCGGGGGTGCTGCTGTCCGACCACCTCGGCTGGTTCGGTAGCTGGGCGGCCACGGTGGCCGCGCTGGTCGCCGTCGTGGTGGTGAGCCGACTGGTGCAGGCCCGGCGCAACCCGCCGCCCCTCGGTGCCGTGCCGTCGGCCACGGGGCTCGCCCGCGTCGTGCGCGGTTCGTGGCCGAAGCTGGCCGGAGCCGTCGTGCTCGGTGTGCTGGCCGCCGCCGTGATGCTGGTCTCCGGAGGCATCTGGGGTGTCACCACGGCGTTCGCCCTGTGGGGAGCCAAGCTGTTGCAGCTGGTCGGTCTGCACCCCGAGACGTGGGAGTTCTGGCAGTCCGACCGCTACGCCGAACTGCTGGCGAATCCGGTGCTGACCGAGAAGACGAGCCTCACCAACATCGGCATCATCCTCGGCGCGGCCGTCGCCGCCGCGGCGGCGGGAGCCTGGAAGCTGCACACCACGATCCCCTGGCGCACCGCGGTGGCGGCCGTGCTCGGCGGCATCCTCATGGGCGTGGGCGCGCGGCTGGCGGGCGGCTGCAACATCGGTGCCTACCTCGGCGGCATTTCCACGGGAAGCCTCCACGGGTGGCTGTGGGCGGTGTTCGCGCTCGCGGGCACGTGGGTGGGCCTGAAGCTGCGCCCGCTGTTCGGGCTCGGTGTGCCGAAGCCGTCCGACAGCGTGTGCTGACGACCCGACGGCCCGTCGGGCCCGAGGCCTCGCCCACGGCAGGCCGCCCGAGAGCTCGGTGCCGGTCGATCCGGTATGAAACCGGCAAAGCCGTCGATAACGCACGCGATCGTGACCATGGTCATGATTACGGGCGGTGACCAATCGCGGTCGGTATGCTCTGTGTCACATTTTCGTCACACAGTGCAGGTATCCCGACCTCCAAGGAGGACACCGTCCATGTTCAAACGGTTGCTCAGCGCGTTCGGCGTCGGCGGCCCGTCCGTCGACACGGTGCTGGACACCCCGCACGCCGTGCCCGGACAGGCCGTCACCGGGCAGGTGCGGATCCAGGGCGGCAGCAACGACGCGGAGATCGGTGAGATCGCGCTGTCGCTGGTGACCAGGGTCGAGGTGGAGAGCGGCGACCACGAGTTCGCGGGAACCGGTGAGTTCCACCGTGTCGTCGTCCAGCACGGCGTGCGTGTGCCCGCACAGCAGCTCGTCACCGTGCCGTTCCAGCTCATGATCCCGTGGGAGGCGCCGATCACCGCCGTGGGCGGCGGTCAGCTGCCCGGCATGACCGTGGGGGTGCGCACGGAACTGGTGATCGCCGGAGCTCCGGACAAGGGCGACCTCGACCCCGTCGAGGTGCACCCGCTGCCGTCTCAGGACGCGGTGCTCGACGCGTTCGGGAGGCTGGGGTTCCACTTCCACAGCGCCGACGTCGAGGCAGGCCGGTTGTACGGTGTGCCGCAGCAGCTTCCGTTCTTCCAGGAGCTGGAGTTCTACCCGCCCGCGGCGTTCTCCGGACGGCTGAACCAGGTGGAACTCACCTTCGTCGCCACGCCTCACGAGCTCCACGTGGTGCTGGAGGCGGACAAGCGCGGCGGCCTCTTCCGGCAGGGTGGCGACACGTTCGGCCGGTTCTCGACCACGCACGTCGATGCCGAGAACCAGGACTGGGTCGGCCTGATCGGGCAGTGGCTCGAACAGGCAGCGGAGCGCGGCCCCTCCGGCCACCACGGCAATCCGGCGTTCGGCGGCCACCCCGGTAACCCGGCGTTCGGCGGCCACCCCGGTAACCCGGCGTTCGGCGGCTACCCCGGGCCTTACGGTCACCCGGGCCAGTACGGCCACCCCGATGAGTACCACCAGCATCACGAGCGCCGGGGCCCCGGAATGGGCGGTGTCATCGCGGGCGCGGCCGCCGGTGTCGTCGGGGGCATGGTGCTGGGCGAGGTCATGGAGGAGGTCTTCGAGGGCGACGAGGAGGAAATGGACTTCGAGGAGTGAGCCACAGGGGCCGGTCTCGCGCGCCGTGTCGCGGGGATCGGCCCCGGCCGCGACAGCGGTCCGGACGGACCCGCCACTGTGGAGCGGCGCGATGATGTCGGCGGTATCCGGCAGGATGACCGGCATGGGTGTGTCAGCGACTGCGCTGCAGCGGATCATCGACGGACTCGTCGACGTCCGGAGGGACTCCGTGCGCGACTACACGGCGTTCAGCGTGCACGGAACACGGTTCGGCTATCACTGGCCGAGAACCGAGACGGTCGGCCTGAAACAGACGCTGTTGGAGCAGGCCGCGCTGGTGGCCGAGCGGCCGGAGGTCTTCGAGGTGCAGTTCACCATGGGCGGGTTCGGCTGGGTGGTCGTGCGGTTGCCCCGGATCGACGCCGACGAGTTGGAGGAACTGCTGTACGAGGCGTGGCGGCTGTCCGCGCCGGAGGAACTCGCCGCTCAGCATCCGTTCACCCGGTAGCCGCCCGACCGGCGCGTGCGCAGGGCCGCCGGCTCCTACCCTGGAGGCAGAGCACGCACGCCTCGTGGGGTGGTCCGATGATCCACTTTTTCGTTCTGGTGCCCCGCAAGCGCGGCATGGCGCCACGGGAGTTCCACGACCACTGGCGGCACCCGCACGCCACCGTGGAGAGCCGGGTGCCCACGTTACGGCACTATGCGCTGAGTCATCGCCTTCACACCGACCGCCTCGGCCCGGCACAGTCGGAGTTCGACGGCATCACCGAGGCGGTGTTCGACACCGTCCACGACGCGATGCACTTCGGGGAGGAGCCCTACTACGAGCGGCACGTGGAACCCGACGAGCCGGTCTTCGTCGACTCCTCCCGGCTGGTGTGGATGGCGACGGAGGAGGAGGTGCTCGTCCCGAGGGCGAGCGAGCAGGACGGCGCCGATCACGCCGACGCTCTGTGGCTTCACCTCGACCGCCCGGTGTCGGTGAAGCTCGTGCAGTTCGTGCGCACCGGGGGCAGCCCCGACTGGGCCGGGGAGCCGGACGTCGACCTCGGCCGTCGCATCGGCGCGCTGCGCCACGTACGTAACCGGCCGTCCCGGCTCGTCCACGGTGACGAGCCGCCCTTCCGTGGGGTGCGGCAGTTGTGGTGGCCGACGCTGTCGGCGTTCGAGGCGGGCGTCGCGGGTGGGACGGATGCCTTCGACGAGCTCCTCGACCGGGCCGGGGACGCGCTCACCCTCCTGGTGCAGGAGGAACGTTATCTACGGTGACCCGACCGGGGGCCACGACACCTGTAGTAGGGCATTGAAGTGTTCGAATTGCGGTTGGGCGGCGGCCGGGTGAGTGTCACCGTAACGGTAGGGAAACGATGTGCTCGGTCGAGTCGGTAGGGGTGA encodes:
- a CDS encoding MFS transporter, which codes for MAAPSSAAARPKLSSEERKVLLSTLAGTSIEWYDFFIYAQAASLVLAPLFFAPVGETSPGLATIISLATIGISFLFRPLGAIVAGRYGDKLGRKKMLVFTLVTMGGATALIGLLPTYTDIGLAAPIALMSLRIVQGFSAGGEWGGAALMSVEHAPLNRRGLFGAYPQIGVPIGLILATGVLWLMTTMTTSEQFEAWGWRVPFLLSVLLVGLGYVIRRSVEESPVFKEMLERRKESSAPLRDLFRRNAREVLLTALVFVANNAAGYLVIAYFISYGTAELGLPRPSVLLATVFASFGWLVFTLYGGALSDRIGRVRTFQVGYAFVFVWMVPMFLLIDIGNIVVFALAIFVLTFGLGLSYGPMSAMYAELFPVSVRYSGVSIGYALGAILGGAFAPTIAELLMQSTGWSGSVGLYIMVLCVVSFAGVTAIKEPKGADLGLPRRP
- a CDS encoding MBL fold metallo-hydrolase; translated protein: MGRKAFASSADLDDKEQTLEVLADGVYALTAEGDPNVGAIEGEDFLVCFEAMATPVAARDWLARLREHTDKPVRYLVLSHYHAVRVLGASAFDAEVVVAHENTRALVAERGREDWESEFARMPRLAKAADSVPGLTWPTLTFSDRLTIDLGGDRGDLVLQYCGRGHTEGDIVAWLPEHRVLFAGDLVEAEAALYTGDAYHHDWASVTLDRVKAFGADALVGGRGAVSRGRDAVDAAIEQTRDFLRVMIREVGAVHHAGGTLKEAFERTREALAPRYGRWPIFEHCLPFDVSRLWDELSGIERPVIWTAERDREVWDLLQD
- a CDS encoding FAD-dependent monooxygenase, yielding MTVRDRSVAVIGNGPVGQTTALLLARWGVPVVLLDGRPARDTVGSKAICQQRDVLDVWESVGAGRRIADEGVTWSTARTFHRDAELFSLTLADTGTSVFPPFVNISQSRVEEILDERIAGQPLIDVRWGHRVTRIEQDTDTVRLVTDTGSHVVADYAVACTGAHCEDLRRSLGVRFGGHSFDDRFLICDIRADLPGWARERRFWFDPAWNPGRQVLIHPCPGSTFRIDWQVPGDYDLAAEERSGALHARVRAIVGEADYEILWKSVYRFHSRVADRLRVGRVLLAGDCAHLMSPFGARGLNSGVGDAENAAWKLAYVLRGWADESLLDTYHAERHAAAVENLDVTTATMNFLVPHDDEQRALRESVLAGAATDPALRARVDSGRFSEPFWYVASPLTTPDVTRPFAGRPPRGRVPSPGPGILVPDVPVSASGATRLRELLRDGFCVLAARGAELPDVSSAPWPVRVLSLSEFDRDGVVADTLGARDGELWLVRPDAYAAAVVTEPTSLVEAMHRAVGGAPTPASA
- a CDS encoding YeeE/YedE family protein; translated protein: MSTPTDHTSTRVRHTALLSSPTSVAAPPPERLGRVTRGPLLVAGLLAVGLSWYVWSAHGGKFAALLGLGLGLGVALFHSRFGFTSAWRQLISVGNGEGLRAHALLLGTASTLIALVVASGAGLFGSTPSPSAGAIGLPLFVGAALFAVGMQLGGACASGTLFAVGSGQSTILLTLGGFVVGSVFYTWAFPAFDGWPEVPGVLLSDHLGWFGSWAATVAALVAVVVVSRLVQARRNPPPLGAVPSATGLARVVRGSWPKLAGAVVLGVLAAAVMLVSGGIWGVTTAFALWGAKLLQLVGLHPETWEFWQSDRYAELLANPVLTEKTSLTNIGIILGAAVAAAAAGAWKLHTTIPWRTAVAAVLGGILMGVGARLAGGCNIGAYLGGISTGSLHGWLWAVFALAGTWVGLKLRPLFGLGVPKPSDSVC
- a CDS encoding sporulation protein — its product is MFKRLLSAFGVGGPSVDTVLDTPHAVPGQAVTGQVRIQGGSNDAEIGEIALSLVTRVEVESGDHEFAGTGEFHRVVVQHGVRVPAQQLVTVPFQLMIPWEAPITAVGGGQLPGMTVGVRTELVIAGAPDKGDLDPVEVHPLPSQDAVLDAFGRLGFHFHSADVEAGRLYGVPQQLPFFQELEFYPPAAFSGRLNQVELTFVATPHELHVVLEADKRGGLFRQGGDTFGRFSTTHVDAENQDWVGLIGQWLEQAAERGPSGHHGNPAFGGHPGNPAFGGHPGNPAFGGYPGPYGHPGQYGHPDEYHQHHERRGPGMGGVIAGAAAGVVGGMVLGEVMEEVFEGDEEEMDFEE
- a CDS encoding MmcQ/YjbR family DNA-binding protein: MGVSATALQRIIDGLVDVRRDSVRDYTAFSVHGTRFGYHWPRTETVGLKQTLLEQAALVAERPEVFEVQFTMGGFGWVVVRLPRIDADELEELLYEAWRLSAPEELAAQHPFTR
- a CDS encoding EthD domain-containing protein; amino-acid sequence: MIHFFVLVPRKRGMAPREFHDHWRHPHATVESRVPTLRHYALSHRLHTDRLGPAQSEFDGITEAVFDTVHDAMHFGEEPYYERHVEPDEPVFVDSSRLVWMATEEEVLVPRASEQDGADHADALWLHLDRPVSVKLVQFVRTGGSPDWAGEPDVDLGRRIGALRHVRNRPSRLVHGDEPPFRGVRQLWWPTLSAFEAGVAGGTDAFDELLDRAGDALTLLVQEERYLR